A section of the Campylobacter lanienae NCTC 13004 genome encodes:
- the rplC gene encoding 50S ribosomal protein L3, giving the protein MEYIVEKIGMSRTISNPSTPVTLLRLLPAKVCEVGENSRAIVAYAHTKANNKAIKGQQKKYGLSSEFNQFATLSVANSEAGDLDTTPLNEAKVLKVSFNTKGRGFQGVIKRHGFSGGPASHGSRFHRRPGSIGNCEWPGRVQPGRKMAGHYGNEKTTVKNEVVSFDSANGILVLKGSVPGFNGAMGRVRIVK; this is encoded by the coding sequence ATGGAATATATCGTAGAAAAAATAGGTATGAGCAGAACTATCTCAAACCCAAGCACTCCTGTTACATTGCTTAGACTTTTACCAGCTAAAGTATGCGAAGTAGGCGAAAATAGCAGAGCTATCGTAGCTTATGCACACACAAAAGCAAATAACAAAGCCATAAAAGGTCAGCAAAAAAAATATGGTTTAAGTAGTGAATTTAACCAATTTGCGACTCTAAGCGTAGCAAATAGCGAAGCTGGGGATTTAGATACTACTCCACTAAATGAAGCAAAAGTTTTAAAAGTTAGCTTTAATACAAAAGGTAGAGGCTTCCAAGGTGTTATAAAAAGACATGGATTTTCAGGTGGTCCTGCGAGTCATGGTTCGAGATTTCACCGCAGACCAGGTTCTATAGGTAACTGCGAATGGCCAGGCCGTGTCCAACCAGGTAGAAAGATGGCCGGACACTATGGTAATGAAAAAACTACCGTTAAAAACGAAGTTGTAAGCTTTGATAGTGCTAATGGAATTTTAGTATTAAAAGGCTCAGTTCCAGGATTTAATGGTGCGATGGGTAGAGTAAGGATAGTTAAATGA
- the rpsJ gene encoding 30S ribosomal protein S10: protein MERIRLKLKAYDHRVLDRTVAAIVEAVKRTGADVRGPVPMPTKIKRYTVLKSPHVNKDSREQFEMRIHARMLDIVAATPDTVDSLTKLDLAPEVNVEVRAMGK from the coding sequence ATGGAAAGAATTAGGCTTAAGCTAAAAGCTTATGACCACAGAGTTCTAGACCGCACAGTTGCAGCCATCGTAGAAGCTGTCAAACGCACTGGTGCCGATGTTCGTGGGCCAGTACCTATGCCTACAAAGATTAAACGCTACACAGTGTTAAAATCTCCACATGTAAATAAAGATTCTCGTGAGCAATTTGAGATGAGAATTCACGCTCGTATGCTAGATATCGTAGCAGCTACGCCTGATACAGTTGATAGCCTAACAAAGCTTGACTTAGCTCCAGAAGTTAATGTCGAAGTTCGCGCTATGGGCAAGTAA
- a CDS encoding helix-turn-helix domain-containing protein yields the protein MDCKFLHSLADEQHMMVRDKKIVQIPFSIATLSNLLGAQRQSVSTVFNKLIKTGKLIKYGKSSYIIS from the coding sequence TTGGATTGTAAGTTTTTACATAGTTTAGCTGATGAGCAGCATATGATGGTGCGTGATAAAAAGATAGTTCAAATTCCATTTTCTATTGCTACGCTATCTAATCTTTTAGGTGCACAAAGACAGAGTGTATCGACTGTATTTAATAAACTTATTAAAACCGGAAAGCTTATTAAATACGGCAAGAGTAGTTATATTATCTCTTGA
- a CDS encoding methyltransferase: MPSLRKIWDNDKTLNPQNFHIIEPNSSIKGLFNVKMDFIFANQSLYYLTNSSFKNTINEFYDMCNDGAIIFATMMSDKGYSQYKRGEVMPNGLREVKDCPTGRIKGSSYIRYTHSIEELKENFKPFKPLFWGDYELMNLHNYEGSVEHYIYIGQK, translated from the coding sequence GTGCCTAGTTTAAGAAAAATTTGGGACAATGATAAAACACTAAATCCGCAAAACTTCCATATAATAGAGCCAAATTCAAGCATAAAAGGTCTATTTAATGTCAAAATGGATTTTATATTTGCTAATCAAAGCTTATATTATCTTACGAATTCTAGCTTCAAAAATACAATTAATGAATTTTATGATATGTGTAATGATGGTGCGATAATCTTTGCTACGATGATGAGCGATAAGGGTTATAGCCAGTATAAACGGGGCGAAGTTATGCCAAATGGACTTCGTGAAGTCAAAGATTGCCCGACAGGTAGGATCAAAGGCTCTTCATACATTAGATACACTCATAGCATTGAGGAGTTAAAAGAGAATTTTAAACCATTTAAGCCGCTATTTTGGGGTGATTATGAGCTTATGAATTTACACAATTACGAAGGTAGCGTGGAGCATTATATCTATATAGGTCAGAAATAA
- a CDS encoding PepSY-associated TM helix domain-containing protein, producing the protein MLFKKKKWIFNLHLIVAIMAVIPLFIVCITGAMLSYDKAIARAINAVITHNADEISKPDFADVISKFKSQNPSLNISSISYENSNSYYTIYTNQNGKNIGYLTSKDGAIISGDNGTLFMRTIRSLHRWLLFNEFDNVAIGKQIVALSAIGFVILVLSGIYIYLPALKHNFIKALSISLKAKKLMIAYKTHTALGVIFAIVFLTMSVTGLFWSYSVVQKAFAWAYGVEIQNRPKGGNKSTPQIIENSFDIIELQTALKAMESNLNSFDTISITQNRAKHYTFNIKNANDQSSITINTDNPNSQIKSNTAQSKNLARKVLDIHSGRVFGFIGEFVFCVVSFMGAVLAVLGFVLTYNRLKPKIHKKPKI; encoded by the coding sequence ATGTTATTTAAAAAGAAAAAGTGGATCTTTAATCTCCACTTAATAGTCGCTATAATGGCGGTTATACCACTATTTATAGTATGTATCACTGGAGCTATGCTCTCATATGATAAGGCTATAGCAAGAGCTATAAATGCTGTTATTACTCATAACGCCGATGAGATATCTAAGCCCGATTTTGCCGATGTAATAAGCAAATTTAAATCTCAAAATCCTTCGCTTAATATCTCTAGCATATCATATGAAAACTCAAATTCATACTACACCATCTACACCAATCAAAATGGCAAAAATATCGGCTATCTAACCAGCAAAGATGGAGCGATAATAAGCGGTGATAATGGGACTTTATTTATGCGTACTATACGCTCACTACATAGATGGCTGCTATTTAATGAATTTGATAATGTCGCTATCGGCAAACAGATTGTAGCATTGAGTGCTATTGGGTTTGTAATCCTTGTTTTAAGCGGAATTTATATCTATTTACCAGCTTTGAAGCATAATTTTATAAAAGCCCTTAGTATTAGTTTAAAAGCTAAAAAATTAATGATAGCTTATAAGACTCACACCGCACTTGGGGTGATATTTGCTATTGTCTTTTTGACAATGAGCGTTACGGGGCTATTTTGGTCATATAGTGTCGTTCAAAAGGCGTTTGCTTGGGCCTATGGTGTAGAGATCCAAAACAGACCAAAAGGAGGCAATAAAAGCACGCCCCAAATCATAGAAAATAGCTTTGATATCATAGAGTTACAAACTGCCCTAAAAGCTATGGAATCAAATTTAAATAGCTTTGATACCATCTCAATTACACAAAATAGAGCCAAACACTATACATTTAATATCAAAAACGCAAATGACCAATCATCGATCACGATCAATACAGATAACCCAAATTCACAGATTAAATCCAACACAGCACAAAGCAAAAATCTAGCTAGAAAAGTTCTAGATATACACTCTGGTAGGGTTTTTGGCTTTATAGGTGAGTTTGTATTTTGTGTTGTCTCTTTTATGGGAGCTGTGTTGGCGGTGCTTGGCTTTGTGCTGACTTATAATAGGCTTAAACCTAAAATTCACAAAAAGCCAAAAATATAA
- the sodB gene encoding superoxide dismutase [Fe]: MLELRNLPFDPNSNAVVSKEACDYHHGKHHQTYVNNYNNLTKDSELANASLYDVLVSSQGGLFNNAAQVYNHDFYWDCIAKKSDKSSELEAALKSDFKDFKAEFISSATTLFGSGWTWLVYNPNTSKLEIKNTSNAATPVTDGLVPLLVVDVWEHAYYIDSRNARPAYLEKFYENINWDFVSAAYEWAKKEGIKSVKFYIDELHPVASGCCGGGCGCGH, from the coding sequence ATGCTAGAGTTAAGAAACCTACCATTTGACCCAAATTCCAACGCAGTAGTGAGTAAAGAAGCCTGTGATTATCACCACGGCAAACACCACCAAACATATGTAAATAACTACAACAATCTAACAAAAGATAGCGAACTAGCTAATGCTAGTTTATATGATGTGCTTGTAAGCTCACAAGGCGGATTATTTAACAACGCTGCGCAAGTGTATAATCACGATTTTTACTGGGATTGTATAGCGAAAAAAAGCGATAAAAGCAGCGAGCTTGAAGCGGCTTTAAAAAGCGATTTTAAAGACTTTAAAGCTGAATTTATAAGCTCAGCTACAACTCTATTTGGCTCTGGCTGGACTTGGCTAGTTTATAACCCAAACACAAGCAAACTAGAGATCAAAAACACCTCAAACGCAGCTACACCGGTAACTGATGGATTAGTACCACTTCTAGTAGTTGATGTATGGGAGCACGCATATTATATAGATAGTCGCAATGCTCGCCCGGCGTATTTGGAGAAATTCTATGAAAATATCAATTGGGATTTTGTAAGCGCAGCTTACGAATGGGCGAAAAAAGAGGGGATAAAATCTGTGAAATTCTACATAGATGAGCTTCACCCTGTAGCATCTGGTTGCTGCGGCGGCGGATGCGGTTGCGGACATTAA
- a CDS encoding autotransporter outer membrane beta-barrel domain-containing protein produces MKISKILSAVIIGLGLNGSLYANFVYDPINDPKNSNKYMQDFNELVNNSICLAGCDKTEEQRANEINEFNKFPTINAEQIKNQIDKYTDSIANNPTYSDLKALGEALINYQYAKDNPTDIRGWAYGDNVYQMGKFLFIEFLKDPNINLGVDVSQYSNLSGGYVVVVERLQEIFANAIKELEALEKSSINNTIEALRPNTNINSIISLSKNALDARAIALLNPNNSSNIALAAAIKNLEGLEFASCDNDQALACVVQEYTKRFETTNNLWANVLGAKAYLKNSPDTDIYGFILGYDHAFDSDILGAFISFAKAKSDGNNITNESDNYQFGIYSKSFFGNSELDSKIYYGFSKSDYSRSVLNRVYSADYDSDFMGIELEYGYVFDINSLFIKPLVGLGYSYIRTNDFNERGDLTLHYNKTTNKNAMAKIGVELRKYYDEYSYFYIKPAIERDIYKSGTDSVANFIGSEYSIINQNDEKKHTYISGSLGAEVSLNEAFSINANIGAKLRSDEKIYNGTFGVKYKF; encoded by the coding sequence ATGAAAATTTCAAAAATTCTAAGTGCTGTGATAATTGGTTTGGGCTTGAATGGCTCTTTGTATGCTAACTTTGTTTATGACCCTATCAATGACCCAAAAAACTCTAATAAATATATGCAAGATTTTAATGAGTTGGTAAATAATAGCATTTGTCTTGCAGGATGCGACAAGACTGAAGAACAGCGTGCTAATGAAATTAATGAGTTTAATAAATTTCCTACTATAAATGCCGAGCAAATTAAAAATCAAATCGATAAATATACAGATAGTATAGCAAACAATCCTACATATTCTGATTTAAAGGCTCTTGGTGAAGCTCTTATAAATTATCAATATGCTAAAGATAATCCTACTGATATTAGGGGTTGGGCTTATGGAGATAATGTATACCAAATGGGTAAGTTTTTATTTATAGAATTTTTAAAAGATCCAAATATAAATTTAGGAGTAGATGTCAGTCAATATAGTAATCTTAGTGGTGGATATGTTGTCGTAGTCGAAAGACTTCAAGAAATCTTCGCCAACGCCATCAAAGAGCTAGAGGCCTTAGAGAAAAGCTCGATCAATAATACAATAGAAGCATTAAGACCAAACACAAATATAAATTCTATAATAAGCTTAAGCAAAAACGCCCTTGATGCTAGAGCTATAGCCTTGCTAAATCCAAACAATAGTAGCAATATAGCTCTTGCGGCCGCTATCAAAAATCTTGAAGGATTGGAATTTGCTTCTTGTGATAACGACCAAGCTTTGGCGTGTGTAGTCCAAGAATATACAAAGAGATTTGAGACTACTAACAACCTATGGGCCAATGTCTTAGGTGCTAAAGCCTATCTAAAAAACAGCCCAGATACCGATATATACGGCTTTATACTAGGGTATGACCACGCATTTGATAGCGATATCTTAGGTGCGTTTATAAGCTTTGCTAAGGCAAAAAGTGATGGCAATAATATAACAAATGAGAGCGACAATTATCAGTTTGGTATCTACTCAAAAAGCTTTTTTGGAAATTCGGAGCTAGACTCTAAAATTTATTATGGATTTAGTAAGAGTGATTATAGTAGATCTGTGTTAAATAGGGTTTATAGCGCTGATTATGATAGCGATTTTATGGGGATTGAGTTAGAGTATGGATATGTCTTTGATATAAATTCGCTATTTATCAAGCCGCTTGTGGGATTGGGTTATAGCTATATAAGGACTAATGACTTTAATGAGCGTGGGGATTTAACTCTACACTACAATAAAACAACCAATAAAAATGCTATGGCTAAAATAGGAGTTGAGCTAAGAAAATATTATGATGAGTATAGCTACTTTTATATCAAACCAGCCATCGAGAGAGATATCTATAAAAGCGGCACCGATAGTGTGGCGAACTTCATAGGGAGTGAGTATAGTATCATTAATCAAAATGATGAGAAAAAGCACACATATATAAGCGGAAGTTTAGGTGCTGAAGTTTCGCTAAATGAAGCATTTAGCATAAATGCTAATATCGGTGCTAAGCTAAGAAGTGATGAGAAAATTTATAATGGCACCTTTGGGGTTAAATATAAATTTTAA
- the dnaE gene encoding DNA polymerase III subunit alpha, with translation MSEFTHLHLHTEYSLLDGANKIKTLAKRLKEMNIKSCAITDHGNMFGAIEFYKGMKAEGIKPIIGLEAYIHNSDDIESKESRYRFHLCLFAKNEIGYQNLMYLSSMSYIKGYYYYPRINKKLLREHSEGLVCSSACLAGEVNFHLNLSERNIKRGAGGYEAAKAAALEYKDIFGDDFYLEIMRHGIFDQQRIDSDIIRLSKETGIKLIATNDAHYTTKDSAIAQKIFVYISANKNFDESVKEQVLSEFYAKSPEQMSEIFADIPEVVSNTQEIVNKCNLEIKLGNATPPNFKFTQEYAKARDLALPNPDLEYDLDNDSLLFEYECKEGLKKRLEFIDPSKHQIYKDRLDLEINTIKNMKFPGYMLIVADFINEAKKRGIPVGPGRGSAAGSLVAYALRITDLDPIPYNLLFERFLNPERISMPDIDVDFCQNRRSEVIDYVIEKYGQYNVAQVATFNKLLAKGIIRDVARVMGMPYADADAMAKLIPDELGISLKGYTNKKGEFEPGAFEKEPKIAELIESNELARSVWQYACELEGLNRNPGMHAAGIVISNEELWKKAPLWRQSNAEDGHYVTQYTKDYLEDVDLIKFDFLGLKTLTVIDDAIKLIKAKFNQDILWEKIDFNDPKTYQTIQSGNTLGIFQIESSGMQKLAAKLRPDCFEDIIAMIALYRPGPLNSGMVDDFIDIKHGKKSVEYAFEALRPILEPTYGVIVYQEQVMQVVQTVGGFSLGGADLVRRAMSKKKEDEMLRLKTQYLDGASQNGFDRDKADALFELIMKFAEYGFNKSHSAAYALITFQTAYLKTYYPAEFMAALLSSEENNADKVTKYIEEIRRLDIELLPPSVTKSSSEFSVISKDGKDAIIYGLGAIKGVGGSAIEDITNIRKDGLNSLEDLVSKSDCTVVNKRVYESLIKSGALDEFGYTRKTLMQNIEYLTDQSKKSSDIKKEAQFSLFGDDESMSKMVLNLSLAPDEFTQRELLSFEQEYLGVYISGHPLDEFKSSIEAISHTNSTQFDTIEDGNEIIVIGKIEDISIKLTKSGNKMGIITILDMYGSMEATVFSHIQKIESMPKDELNKPLVFKMLFNRDDQQVKLKVNEIYTLEEAGNTKITLKSNKITAEEIEENKEYFGAIKHSTILDILKSAKNGEHLIIAKLNDISIKDTKSGNKMAILSVTDKSSNADMFAFDVACTQASEIINTDRLYALKVTPPRDTNSKMIVNQIIDIDEAKNGDITLRNAPKKRAINTETTIEQPSSNIVGKLEIELKLSALNKNKINQIYQLAHRHNAIIGAKKSLILRVLDENKTQIMQFVTEFSVTDDFESELNTLLAG, from the coding sequence ATGAGCGAATTTACCCATCTTCATCTACATACCGAATACTCTTTATTAGATGGTGCGAATAAGATTAAAACCCTAGCCAAAAGGCTAAAAGAGATGAATATAAAATCTTGCGCTATAACAGATCATGGCAATATGTTTGGTGCGATTGAGTTTTATAAAGGTATGAAAGCAGAAGGGATCAAGCCTATTATCGGGCTTGAGGCCTACATCCACAATAGCGATGATATAGAGTCCAAAGAGAGTAGATATAGATTTCATCTATGCTTATTTGCTAAAAATGAGATAGGATATCAAAATTTAATGTATCTTAGCTCAATGAGCTATATCAAGGGCTATTACTACTATCCAAGAATCAATAAGAAGCTATTAAGAGAGCATAGTGAGGGGCTAGTTTGTAGCTCGGCTTGTTTAGCAGGAGAGGTGAATTTTCATCTAAATTTAAGTGAGAGAAATATCAAAAGGGGTGCAGGCGGATATGAAGCAGCCAAAGCTGCAGCACTAGAGTATAAAGATATATTTGGGGATGATTTTTATCTTGAGATTATGCGTCATGGGATATTTGATCAGCAGCGAATCGATAGTGATATTATCAGATTATCTAAAGAGACTGGTATTAAATTAATCGCCACAAACGACGCTCACTACACCACCAAAGATAGCGCCATAGCACAAAAAATATTTGTCTATATCTCAGCCAATAAAAATTTCGATGAGAGCGTCAAAGAGCAGGTTTTAAGCGAATTTTATGCTAAATCCCCAGAGCAGATGAGCGAGATTTTCGCTGATATCCCAGAAGTGGTATCTAATACCCAAGAGATAGTAAATAAGTGTAATTTAGAGATTAAATTAGGCAACGCCACTCCGCCAAATTTTAAATTCACTCAAGAATATGCCAAAGCAAGGGATCTAGCCTTGCCAAATCCAGATTTAGAGTATGATTTGGATAATGATAGCCTTTTGTTTGAATATGAGTGTAAAGAGGGGCTTAAAAAGCGTTTAGAGTTTATCGATCCTAGCAAACATCAAATTTACAAAGATAGGCTAGACTTAGAGATAAACACCATTAAAAATATGAAATTCCCAGGCTACATGCTTATCGTGGCTGACTTTATCAACGAAGCCAAAAAGCGCGGTATCCCAGTAGGCCCTGGACGTGGCTCGGCTGCTGGAAGCTTGGTAGCTTACGCCCTTCGTATAACTGACCTTGATCCGATCCCATATAACTTGCTATTTGAGAGATTTTTAAATCCTGAGCGTATCAGTATGCCTGATATTGATGTGGATTTTTGTCAAAATCGCAGAAGCGAAGTTATTGATTATGTGATTGAAAAATATGGCCAGTATAATGTCGCTCAAGTAGCTACATTTAATAAGCTCTTAGCCAAGGGCATTATAAGAGATGTCGCTAGGGTTATGGGTATGCCATACGCTGATGCTGATGCGATGGCAAAGTTAATTCCTGATGAGCTTGGAATTAGCTTAAAGGGCTACACAAATAAAAAGGGCGAATTTGAGCCTGGAGCCTTTGAAAAAGAGCCAAAAATCGCTGAATTGATAGAGAGTAATGAGCTAGCTAGAAGCGTGTGGCAATATGCTTGCGAGCTTGAAGGTTTAAATAGAAATCCCGGTATGCACGCTGCTGGTATAGTAATCAGCAATGAAGAACTATGGAAAAAGGCACCGCTATGGCGACAAAGCAACGCCGAAGATGGCCACTATGTCACGCAATATACTAAGGATTATTTAGAAGATGTAGATCTGATCAAATTTGACTTTTTGGGGCTTAAAACTCTAACTGTGATTGATGATGCCATTAAGCTTATTAAAGCTAAATTTAATCAAGATATTTTATGGGAAAAGATCGATTTTAACGACCCTAAAACCTATCAAACTATACAAAGTGGCAACACTCTTGGAATTTTTCAGATAGAATCTAGCGGAATGCAAAAATTGGCCGCTAAGCTTAGGCCAGATTGCTTCGAAGATATAATCGCTATGATTGCACTCTATCGCCCAGGACCTCTAAATTCAGGTATGGTTGATGACTTCATAGATATCAAACATGGCAAAAAGAGCGTAGAATACGCTTTTGAAGCCTTGCGACCGATATTAGAGCCAACTTATGGAGTTATAGTCTATCAAGAGCAAGTCATGCAAGTAGTCCAAACTGTGGGTGGATTTAGCCTTGGTGGAGCGGATTTAGTCCGTAGGGCAATGAGTAAGAAAAAAGAAGATGAGATGCTAAGGCTCAAAACCCAGTATCTAGATGGCGCTTCTCAAAATGGCTTTGATAGAGATAAGGCTGATGCTCTTTTTGAATTGATTATGAAATTTGCCGAATATGGATTTAACAAATCCCACTCCGCAGCTTACGCTCTTATCACCTTTCAAACAGCATATTTAAAGACATATTATCCAGCTGAATTTATGGCTGCTCTTTTAAGTAGCGAAGAGAATAACGCCGATAAAGTCACCAAATATATAGAAGAGATCCGCCGTTTAGATATAGAGCTACTCCCACCTAGTGTTACTAAAAGTAGTAGTGAATTTAGCGTTATTAGCAAGGATGGTAAGGATGCTATCATCTATGGACTGGGCGCTATCAAAGGCGTTGGTGGATCTGCGATTGAAGATATCACAAATATCAGAAAAGATGGCCTAAATAGCTTAGAAGATCTAGTGTCTAAAAGCGATTGTACCGTAGTAAATAAGCGAGTTTATGAATCGCTTATTAAATCAGGTGCTTTGGATGAATTTGGCTACACTAGAAAAACTTTGATGCAAAATATTGAGTATCTCACAGACCAATCCAAAAAAAGCTCCGATATCAAAAAAGAGGCGCAATTCTCGCTATTTGGCGATGATGAGAGTATGAGTAAAATGGTGCTTAATCTAAGCTTAGCACCAGATGAATTCACCCAAAGAGAGCTTTTAAGCTTCGAGCAAGAGTATCTAGGCGTATATATCAGCGGACATCCATTAGATGAGTTTAAAAGTAGCATTGAAGCCATTTCGCATACGAATTCAACGCAGTTTGATACTATCGAAGATGGCAATGAAATTATCGTAATAGGCAAGATAGAAGATATATCAATCAAGCTGACAAAATCTGGCAATAAAATGGGTATCATAACCATCCTTGATATGTATGGAAGTATGGAAGCTACGGTATTTTCCCATATACAAAAGATAGAATCAATGCCAAAAGATGAGCTAAATAAACCACTTGTATTTAAGATGCTTTTTAATAGAGACGACCAGCAAGTCAAGCTAAAAGTAAATGAAATTTACACTCTTGAAGAGGCCGGAAATACCAAAATCACACTAAAATCCAACAAAATCACCGCCGAAGAGATAGAAGAGAATAAAGAGTATTTTGGCGCCATCAAACACTCTACAATCCTAGATATCTTAAAAAGTGCTAAAAACGGCGAACATCTCATCATCGCTAAGCTAAATGATATCAGCATCAAAGATACAAAATCAGGCAATAAAATGGCGATATTAAGCGTAACTGACAAAAGCTCAAATGCCGATATGTTTGCCTTTGATGTGGCTTGTACTCAAGCTAGTGAGATAATCAACACAGATAGATTATACGCACTCAAAGTCACACCACCAAGGGACACAAACTCAAAAATGATAGTCAATCAAATCATCGATATAGACGAGGCAAAAAATGGCGATATAACCCTTAGAAACGCACCTAAAAAAAGAGCCATAAATACAGAAACCACTATCGAACAACCTAGCTCAAATATCGTTGGAAAATTAGAAATTGAGCTAAAATTAAGCGCTTTAAACAAAAATAAAATCAATCAAATTTACCAACTCGCACACAGACACAACGCTATAATCGGAGCCAAAAAGAGCTTGATTTTAAGAGTTTTAGATGAGAATAAAACGCAAATTATGCAGTTTGTAACTGAATTTAGCGTCACTGATGATTTCGAAAGTGAGCTAAATACGCTTTTAGCTGGTTAA
- a CDS encoding PAS domain-containing protein, with protein MNSNTLYNHQKDIGDEAFITTKTDLKGRITYANSYFLNIVNAKNSDLIGKNHNIVRHPDMPKYVFKLLWDRIKNKQEIFAFVKNITFDGGYYWVFANVTSSLDESGNIIGYYSVRRKANPQAVEKIIPIYQKMLELEKFGGIEASQKYIADLLATHNTTYDRFVNELQRAKG; from the coding sequence ATGAATAGTAATACGCTATATAATCATCAAAAAGATATTGGTGATGAAGCTTTCATTACTACAAAGACAGATTTAAAAGGCCGCATTACTTATGCTAATAGCTATTTTTTAAATATCGTAAATGCCAAAAATTCAGATCTCATAGGCAAAAATCACAATATAGTTCGCCATCCCGATATGCCAAAGTATGTATTTAAACTACTTTGGGATAGGATAAAAAATAAACAAGAGATATTTGCTTTTGTTAAAAATATAACCTTTGATGGTGGATATTACTGGGTATTTGCCAATGTTACAAGCTCTCTTGATGAAAGTGGCAATATCATAGGCTACTACTCAGTTCGACGCAAAGCCAATCCACAAGCCGTGGAGAAAATCATCCCAATATACCAAAAAATGTTAGAATTAGAAAAATTCGGCGGAATCGAAGCTAGCCAAAAATATATAGCCGATTTGTTAGCTACACACAACACTACATACGACCGCTTTGTCAATGAACTACAAAGAGCAAAAGGATAA
- a CDS encoding type II secretion system F family protein — protein MKKFIAKIIKDGTTQTHTINAINLENAKDILSKNGTIIEIKEIKEYGLNLSFKAIDERILAIYIKELSALLEAGVSVLDAFNSVAKGCDNPKLKQIFNDISADLNAGASLEKALNTHKDELGSVVLAMFALGQNSGKLASSLSTLSNMLENISINRAKFKKAIRYPALTFVALLIAFNILITMVMPSFKGIFDSFGGELYWASRAILALGSFVSDYGILIAFGSVFVIFLIWYFHKFNYKFQLKFDEIMLKIPLLKRLILYSFLAKFNLILSQLITAGTPIDKALVISNSVVDNSYIKLKINQAIKDIYNGNTLNSSFQKIAIYENIAIEIIKVGEKSGTIDQMFGYISNYYKEKYDSLIDNLSAYLEPILLVIISVAVLVLALGIFMPLWDISNRANLY, from the coding sequence ATGAAAAAATTTATAGCCAAAATTATAAAAGATGGCACCACTCAAACTCACACCATAAACGCTATAAATCTAGAAAATGCCAAAGATATTTTGTCTAAAAATGGCACCATAATCGAGATTAAAGAGATTAAAGAATATGGATTGAATTTAAGTTTTAAGGCTATTGATGAGAGAATTTTAGCTATTTATATTAAAGAGCTTAGCGCACTTTTAGAAGCTGGAGTGAGCGTGCTTGATGCCTTTAATAGCGTAGCAAAGGGGTGCGATAATCCTAAGCTTAAGCAGATTTTTAATGATATTAGTGCTGATTTAAATGCTGGAGCAAGCCTAGAAAAAGCCTTAAATACGCATAAAGATGAGCTTGGGAGTGTGGTTTTGGCTATGTTTGCCCTAGGGCAAAATAGTGGCAAACTCGCAAGCTCACTATCCACCCTTAGTAATATGCTAGAAAATATCTCTATAAATAGGGCTAAATTTAAAAAAGCAATCAGATATCCCGCCCTTACATTTGTAGCTTTATTAATAGCTTTTAATATACTTATAACGATGGTTATGCCATCATTTAAAGGGATTTTTGATAGCTTTGGTGGGGAGCTTTATTGGGCTAGTAGAGCTATATTGGCTTTAGGGAGCTTTGTGAGTGATTATGGGATTTTGATAGCTTTTGGCTCTGTTTTTGTGATATTTTTGATCTGGTATTTTCATAAATTTAATTATAAATTTCAGCTTAAATTTGATGAGATTATGCTGAAAATTCCACTATTAAAAAGGCTTATTTTATATAGTTTTTTGGCTAAATTTAATCTCATTTTATCTCAACTAATCACCGCTGGAACCCCTATAGATAAGGCTTTAGTCATCTCAAATAGCGTAGTAGATAATAGCTATATAAAGCTTAAAATCAATCAAGCTATCAAAGATATTTATAATGGAAATACCCTAAACTCATCATTTCAAAAGATCGCCATATATGAAAATATCGCTATAGAGATTATAAAAGTCGGTGAAAAAAGTGGCACAATAGATCAGATGTTTGGCTATATCTCAAACTATTATAAAGAGAAATATGATTCTCTCATTGATAATCTTAGTGCTTATTTGGAGCCGATTTTGCTCGTGATTATATCGGTGGCGGTTTTGGTATTGGCGCTTGGGATTTTTATGCCACTTTGGGATATCTCTAATAGGGCTAATTTGTATTAA